TAAATCTGCTGCAAAATTTAATCCATCTTGTTCAGTAAATAGGCTACTTAAATGAAATTTCATCAAGTAATAAACATCTTTATCATTAAATAGTAGGAATAATATTTTTCCACGTTTTGTTTCTTCTAATTTGTATTCTACTAGTACATCCCCAATTTTTTTATTTTCTGAGCCTGATAAAGAAGATGAACCTTTTCCTATATTAAGTTCAACAGTCTTTTCACCTTTATATTCACCATAAAGAATTCTCATTCTATTATTTTCCTCAATTTGTTGCTTTTGTTCATCAGTTAATGATATGAGCTCTCCTTTTTCGTTTGCATAGATGACTTGAGCAATATAACGATTTCCCGTTGTTTTTAAATCTAATTCGGGTGGTAGCAATAAACTAATAAAGGTTATCGGTAAATTCTCCTGTGTAGGGATTGTTATATTTACATCCATCTGTTTTTCTATTTCTCTTTCAATATCACTAGGAAATGTATTTTTACTACAAGCTGTAAGCCCCATACTTAAAAGGAAAATTATGATAAATATTTTTTTATTCATAATTTCTCACCGTCCCATTAATATTTAAATACTAATAGCAATTTTCTATCAATTAGAAAAGATAATGGGCATGATTGCTTGAACCACTAATAAGCTTTAACCACTATCAAATAATATTATCTACCTACTATTTTAATTACTTTAATGACTCAGCAAACTTAAGAATTTCTTCTTTAGTTATATTACCTTTTGAAATTATAAAATGATTAGTCTTATTTTTATACCAACTCAAAGCAATTATCTCTTTATCCGGATACTCTAATATTTGCCCTTCCACTCCTTGTATCATTAAATCTTGAGTATCATTGTCTCCAATTATTACTTGTGCAGCTTTTGTTGTATAGTCGATCCAATTACTAGGGTCATTTTGATTTCTATATCTGATAGTAATTGCTTTATGTGCTTCTATATTAAGTTTAACTCCATTTTTGAAT
This Tepidibacillus fermentans DNA region includes the following protein-coding sequences:
- a CDS encoding DUF4367 domain-containing protein, producing the protein MKRIIFASLIIALMFSGIGYAEYTEQTKNNGVKHQIKSESQITSQPAQVSLEKGKELMSNIEVLLPTYLPKNYKMENVIYNEPPAEFKNGVKLNIEAHKAITIRYRNQNDPSNWIDYTTKAAQVIIGDNDTQDLMIQGVEGQILEYPDKEIIALSWYKNKTNHFIISKGNITKEEILKFAESLK